Proteins encoded by one window of Kiritimatiellia bacterium:
- a CDS encoding iron ABC transporter permease → MSDRARWWMMVGAAAAVIAASLVIGPTSALTIHDWLRWPLAASIGAPAPDPERMELVRQILLEVRLPRILLAFLVGAALSGAGAAMQSAFRNPLVDPYVLGISSGAAFAAALALAAGVRWVAPAAFAGGLGAVGLTHVAARGGPRTAVLSLVLAGIVIGGLFTAGLTLVQFWTDPFRLQTIVHWTMGRLHHAGWPAVRLAAPWIVPSLALLLAQAWRLDALALGDDEARAAGLDPVRARLWALAPAVLAASAAVAAGGVIGFYGLVLPHAARLLTGAAHRHLLPAAMLGGGAALVAVDTLSRTVFSFELPVGVFTTALGAPTFLWLLRRSRIPWEA, encoded by the coding sequence GTGAGCGATCGCGCCCGATGGTGGATGATGGTCGGTGCTGCGGCGGCCGTGATCGCGGCTTCGCTCGTGATCGGGCCAACCTCCGCACTGACGATTCACGACTGGCTGCGGTGGCCCCTCGCCGCCTCGATCGGCGCACCGGCGCCCGATCCAGAACGGATGGAGCTGGTGCGGCAGATCCTGCTGGAGGTGCGGTTGCCGCGGATCCTGCTGGCATTTCTGGTCGGCGCGGCGCTCTCCGGCGCCGGTGCGGCGATGCAGTCGGCGTTTCGAAATCCACTGGTGGATCCGTACGTGCTGGGCATCTCCTCGGGTGCTGCGTTCGCGGCCGCGCTGGCGCTGGCCGCCGGGGTGCGGTGGGTTGCACCGGCCGCCTTCGCGGGCGGGCTGGGCGCGGTAGGCCTCACGCATGTGGCGGCGCGGGGCGGCCCCCGCACGGCGGTCCTCTCGCTGGTGCTGGCCGGAATCGTGATCGGGGGGCTCTTCACCGCGGGGCTCACACTCGTCCAGTTCTGGACCGATCCCTTCCGACTGCAGACGATCGTGCACTGGACGATGGGCCGGCTCCACCATGCTGGCTGGCCCGCGGTGCGGCTGGCCGCCCCGTGGATCGTGCCGTCCCTGGCGCTGCTGCTCGCGCAAGCATGGCGGCTGGACGCGCTGGCGCTCGGCGACGACGAGGCTCGCGCCGCCGGCCTCGATCCAGTCCGGGCGCGGCTTTGGGCGCTGGCGCCGGCGGTGCTGGCCGCGTCCGCGGCGGTCGCCGCCGGCGGCGTGATCGGGTTCTACGGTCTGGTGCTGCCGCACGCCGCACGGCTGCTCACCGGCGCGGCCCACCGCCACCTGCTGCCCGCGGCAATGCTGGGCGGCGGCGCGGCGCTCGTCGCGGTGGACACGCTGTCGCGCACGGTGTTCAGCTTCGAGCTGCCGGTGGGCGTATTCACCACCGCGCTCGGCGCGCCGACGTTTCTCTGGTTGCTGCGGCGCTCACGCATCCCGTGGGAGGCCTGA
- a CDS encoding ABC transporter substrate-binding protein, translating into MLPSPARPEAPARRVVCLLESALSTLYMLGADGALVGVPADATRGEAGRRYAALDPRLARGELATPGNWDFVSIERVLALRPDLVVLWAAQREAIDALERHGLRVHGVDVRSFADVHREVIELGRRTGREARARELVTWAQCQTAAMRAAAAPGPAPRAYFMWPQSPLDTAGRASAAHELLELAGAVNVCSAATEHVVVRIEDVLGWRPELIVMWPSALSPAALGELPGWRAVPAVRQGRVHVLPSPFWCDLWTLKYIYAAKVVAAWCRPDPMRPAPEATELRPIMVFLYGPRAEAWFR; encoded by the coding sequence TTGTTGCCGTCTCCGGCCCGACCGGAGGCGCCCGCCCGCCGCGTGGTCTGCTTGCTCGAAAGCGCGCTGAGCACGCTCTACATGTTGGGAGCGGACGGCGCACTCGTCGGGGTGCCCGCGGACGCAACGCGAGGGGAAGCGGGACGGCGTTACGCGGCGTTGGATCCGCGGCTCGCGCGCGGAGAGCTCGCCACGCCGGGCAACTGGGACTTCGTCAGCATCGAACGCGTGCTTGCGCTGCGCCCGGATCTGGTGGTGCTCTGGGCCGCACAGCGCGAAGCGATCGACGCGCTCGAACGCCACGGTCTGCGCGTGCACGGGGTGGATGTGCGCAGTTTTGCGGACGTGCACCGCGAGGTGATCGAGCTGGGCCGGCGGACGGGCCGCGAGGCACGCGCGCGCGAGCTGGTCACTTGGGCACAGTGCCAGACCGCCGCGATGCGCGCCGCCGCCGCACCGGGTCCAGCGCCGCGCGCCTACTTCATGTGGCCACAGAGCCCGCTCGACACCGCAGGCCGTGCGAGCGCCGCACACGAACTGCTCGAACTGGCCGGCGCGGTGAACGTCTGCAGCGCCGCGACTGAACACGTCGTGGTCCGCATCGAGGACGTACTCGGCTGGCGGCCGGAGCTGATCGTGATGTGGCCCTCCGCGCTGTCGCCCGCCGCGCTGGGAGAGCTCCCCGGTTGGCGCGCGGTACCCGCCGTTCGGCAGGGCCGTGTCCATGTGCTGCCCTCCCCCTTCTGGTGCGACCTCTGGACGTTGAAGTACATCTATGCGGCGAAGGTCGTCGCCGCGTGGTGCCGCCCCGACCCCATGCGGCCGGCGCCGGAAGCAACGGAGCTACGTCCGATCATGGTCTTCCTCTACGGTCCGCGCGCGGAGGCGTGGTTCCGGTGA
- a CDS encoding polyprenyl synthetase family protein, with protein MVETNPFSAPPAADRDNAVPADRADRERLRAAADRYARQHELTPPLTADDLRMHARRLLVREGGAPEWLEFVAVLLNNALWRDIVAATPFDRRLLLLPQCLRPARDCPAKTDALGVLCQACGRCPIGEIQELAERLGYLTLVAEGATVVSRLIESGQVDAVIGVSCLSVLERAFPRLSAEAIPGIAIPLLREGCRDTLMDLDWAREAIELRSSAEWFGRSDLERLHEEVMGWFREEELRRWFGAPAGSAERIAREWLARGGKRWRPFLVAAAWRALQENGQQVPPPVRSLALAVECFHKASLIHDDIEDGDPIRYGRPAVHVEHGVPIAINVGDALVGEGYRRIAECGAPAERIASLLAAATEGHRALCEGQGEELAWLREPRPLEPRQVLDIFRLKTAPAFEVALRLGTLAAGDRSAAVEAAVREYSAAIGVAYQIRDDLDDLDEPPADGDLVPRLSILSALAWETAAGPQKQRVANDWCRPSAGAAARLAAFIRQAGVVERARLLLEHHRNAAIRSLEQLHNVHLKSLLRRIVGRMLPRP; from the coding sequence ATGGTTGAGACGAACCCGTTCTCGGCGCCACCGGCGGCGGACCGTGACAACGCCGTGCCCGCGGACCGGGCGGATCGCGAGCGACTTCGCGCCGCGGCGGATCGGTATGCGCGGCAGCACGAGTTGACGCCGCCGCTGACCGCGGACGATCTGCGGATGCATGCGCGGCGCCTGCTCGTGCGCGAGGGCGGGGCGCCGGAGTGGTTGGAGTTCGTCGCGGTGTTGCTGAACAACGCGCTCTGGCGCGACATCGTCGCGGCGACACCCTTCGATCGACGACTGCTGTTGCTGCCGCAGTGTCTGCGCCCCGCGCGGGACTGTCCGGCGAAGACCGACGCGCTCGGCGTGCTATGCCAGGCGTGCGGCCGCTGCCCGATCGGTGAGATCCAAGAGCTTGCGGAGCGGCTGGGGTATCTGACGTTGGTCGCGGAGGGGGCGACGGTCGTCAGCCGGCTCATCGAGAGCGGGCAGGTGGACGCGGTGATTGGCGTGAGTTGTCTGTCGGTGCTGGAGCGCGCGTTTCCGCGGTTATCGGCGGAGGCGATTCCCGGCATTGCAATTCCGCTATTGCGCGAGGGCTGTCGGGACACTTTGATGGATCTGGACTGGGCGCGGGAGGCGATCGAGCTGCGGTCGTCGGCGGAGTGGTTTGGCCGCAGCGACCTGGAGCGGCTGCACGAGGAGGTGATGGGCTGGTTTCGAGAGGAGGAACTGCGGCGGTGGTTTGGCGCACCCGCGGGCTCCGCGGAGCGGATCGCGCGCGAATGGCTTGCGCGCGGCGGCAAACGGTGGCGGCCGTTTCTGGTGGCCGCGGCCTGGCGGGCGCTGCAGGAGAACGGTCAGCAGGTTCCGCCGCCCGTGCGATCGCTCGCGCTTGCGGTGGAGTGCTTCCACAAGGCCTCTCTGATTCACGACGACATCGAGGACGGGGATCCGATTCGCTACGGCCGGCCTGCCGTTCACGTCGAGCATGGCGTGCCGATTGCGATCAACGTGGGGGATGCGCTGGTCGGCGAGGGGTACCGGCGCATCGCCGAGTGCGGCGCGCCGGCGGAGCGGATCGCCTCGTTGTTGGCGGCCGCGACGGAAGGGCACCGTGCGTTGTGCGAGGGGCAGGGCGAGGAGCTCGCCTGGCTGCGCGAGCCCCGGCCGCTCGAACCGCGGCAGGTGTTGGACATCTTCCGGCTCAAGACCGCGCCGGCGTTCGAGGTTGCGCTGCGGCTCGGGACGCTTGCGGCGGGGGACCGCTCCGCCGCAGTGGAGGCCGCCGTTCGCGAGTACAGCGCCGCGATCGGCGTCGCGTATCAGATCCGGGACGACCTGGACGATCTGGATGAACCGCCGGCCGACGGGGATTTGGTACCGCGGCTATCGATCCTGTCGGCGCTCGCATGGGAAACCGCCGCCGGACCGCAGAAGCAACGCGTGGCCAATGACTGGTGCCGCCCCAGCGCCGGTGCGGCCGCACGGTTGGCAGCGTTCATTCGCCAGGCGGGAGTGGTGGAACGGGCCCGCTTGCTGTTGGAACATCACCGGAACGCCGCGATTCGCTCGCTCGAGCAGCTGCACAACGTTCATCTAAAAAGCCTGCTGCGACGGATCGTTGGCCGGATGCTGCCGAGGCCATGA
- a CDS encoding radical SAM protein — translation MIAARLLWRWATGSSPMLLARFARAAFRSGRAVRRWRHALSSGRPAAPPFLFISITDECNLACLGCWVTPSRPPRAIEPATLDRLIAGWIADGGAPLIGLLGGEPLLYPALLEVIGRHPDAYFQVFTNGWRLDEAVARRFRQLRNVSPLISIEGTGGAADERRGARGAADRAWAAVAACRRHGLITGVATSLCRSNLADMTSEVFLRECVQRGVHYVWYYLYRPVGPRPAPELALDEQQIREVREFLVAARGRWPLLLVDSYWDEEGRAICPAAIGLSHHVGPGGDIEPCPVIQFAAESVGDGRRVRERIAASPFLATVRARLAEAGGGCMVLSDPAGLAECLDRVGARDTSGRGTARAELARMRPRSDHRLAPPVAERVAMYRRLKRTLFFGMSAYG, via the coding sequence ATGATCGCCGCGCGGCTGCTGTGGCGATGGGCAACGGGCAGCTCGCCGATGCTGCTGGCGAGGTTTGCCCGAGCGGCGTTCCGGTCGGGACGGGCGGTGCGCAGGTGGCGGCATGCGCTCAGCTCGGGGCGGCCAGCCGCGCCACCGTTTCTGTTCATTTCAATAACGGACGAGTGCAACCTCGCTTGTCTTGGGTGCTGGGTGACGCCGTCACGCCCGCCGCGCGCGATTGAACCGGCCACGCTGGATCGTCTGATCGCCGGATGGATCGCCGACGGTGGTGCGCCACTGATCGGGCTGCTCGGCGGCGAGCCGCTGTTGTATCCGGCGCTGTTGGAGGTGATCGGCCGGCACCCCGATGCGTACTTTCAGGTGTTTACCAACGGATGGCGGTTGGACGAGGCGGTCGCGCGCCGGTTTCGACAACTGCGCAACGTGTCGCCGTTGATCAGCATTGAGGGAACTGGCGGGGCGGCGGACGAGCGGCGTGGCGCACGGGGCGCGGCGGATCGGGCATGGGCGGCGGTTGCGGCGTGTCGTCGTCACGGCCTGATCACTGGTGTCGCCACGAGTCTGTGCCGAAGTAACTTGGCGGACATGACGAGCGAGGTGTTTCTGCGCGAGTGCGTCCAGCGGGGGGTGCACTACGTCTGGTACTACCTCTACCGGCCCGTGGGTCCCCGGCCCGCGCCGGAGCTGGCGCTGGACGAACAGCAGATTCGAGAGGTGCGGGAGTTTCTGGTTGCAGCGAGGGGCCGGTGGCCGTTGCTGCTGGTGGATTCCTACTGGGACGAAGAGGGGCGCGCGATCTGTCCGGCGGCAATCGGACTGAGCCATCATGTCGGCCCCGGCGGCGACATCGAGCCTTGCCCGGTGATCCAGTTCGCCGCGGAGTCGGTGGGGGATGGCCGTCGCGTCCGCGAACGGATCGCCGCCTCGCCGTTCTTGGCGACAGTCCGCGCGCGGCTGGCGGAGGCGGGCGGAGGGTGTATGGTGCTGAGCGATCCGGCGGGTCTTGCCGAGTGCCTTGACCGGGTCGGCGCGCGCGACACCAGCGGGCGCGGTACCGCGCGCGCGGAACTGGCGCGGATGCGGCCGCGGTCGGATCATCGGCTTGCGCCGCCGGTTGCGGAAAGGGTGGCGATGTACCGCCGCTTGAAACGAACTCTGTTTTTCGGGATGAGCGCATATGGTTGA
- a CDS encoding cellulase family glycosylhydrolase — MRQRSALLAVCAAAAWTSFSAPPDPAGWCGFNLLEKFTARNQRPFVEDDFRWIAELGFNFVRLPMDYRCYAPDHLSTNFNESVLREIDQAVEFGRRYRIHVCINLHRAPGFCINPPPEPADLWTDEATQQSFVRHWEMFARRYRGVPAGELSFNLLNEPARTTRERHVAVHARAIEAIHAIDPERPVIVDGYEVGRTPCEEFLVYSNVIQATRGYHPATISHYRASWVRGSDRWPVPTWPELKLNGYLYGPVKPDYRSSLVLTGAVPAGTTVELDLVQISGSLEVAVCTNGVLATRSTIAPAASPRWERDPDEPRWPIFRARTAEVLRIELAAPCSRLEVRADKGDWLLFRELRIQMPGRPSVAVGAVPRWGETQQTWAVAATGALLPPPGVMRDQPLREYLAPWLAIRAQGEEVFVGEFGCFNKTPHAVALAWLEDWLRLWQEARIGWAMWNFRGSFGPLDSGRADVQYEEWHGHKLDRAMLDLLRNYRPRVR, encoded by the coding sequence ATGCGACAGCGATCTGCACTCCTCGCCGTTTGTGCGGCGGCCGCATGGACATCCTTCTCCGCACCGCCGGATCCTGCGGGCTGGTGCGGGTTCAACCTGCTGGAAAAATTCACTGCCCGTAACCAGCGGCCATTTGTCGAAGACGACTTCCGCTGGATTGCGGAACTGGGGTTCAACTTCGTTCGGCTGCCCATGGACTACCGCTGCTACGCACCGGACCACCTCTCGACCAACTTCAACGAGTCGGTGCTGCGCGAGATTGACCAGGCGGTCGAATTCGGGCGGCGATATCGCATTCACGTCTGCATCAACCTTCATCGCGCACCCGGCTTCTGCATCAATCCGCCACCGGAACCGGCGGACCTGTGGACCGACGAGGCGACGCAGCAATCGTTCGTGCGCCACTGGGAAATGTTCGCGCGCCGCTACCGCGGCGTGCCCGCCGGCGAGCTGAGCTTCAACCTGCTGAACGAACCCGCCCGCACCACGCGCGAACGGCATGTCGCAGTACATGCCCGTGCGATTGAAGCGATTCACGCGATTGACCCGGAGCGGCCAGTGATCGTGGATGGCTACGAGGTGGGCCGCACGCCGTGCGAGGAGTTTCTGGTGTACTCGAACGTGATCCAGGCCACCCGCGGCTATCATCCGGCCACGATCTCGCACTACCGCGCCAGCTGGGTGCGGGGGTCCGATCGATGGCCCGTGCCAACATGGCCGGAACTCAAACTTAACGGTTACCTCTATGGCCCCGTGAAGCCGGACTACCGCTCCTCGTTGGTGCTCACCGGCGCGGTCCCGGCCGGTACCACGGTGGAGCTGGATCTTGTGCAGATCAGCGGTTCCCTGGAGGTCGCCGTCTGCACGAACGGAGTGCTAGCGACACGCTCAACCATCGCGCCGGCCGCCAGTCCGCGCTGGGAACGCGATCCCGACGAGCCTCGCTGGCCCATCTTCCGCGCTCGAACCGCGGAGGTACTCCGCATAGAGCTGGCGGCGCCGTGCTCCCGCCTCGAGGTTCGCGCCGACAAGGGCGACTGGCTTCTCTTCCGGGAGCTGCGCATTCAAATGCCCGGCCGGCCTTCGGTGGCAGTCGGGGCGGTTCCGCGCTGGGGAGAAACGCAACAGACCTGGGCGGTCGCGGCGACCGGCGCTCTGCTGCCCCCGCCGGGCGTGATGCGCGACCAGCCGCTGCGGGAGTACCTGGCGCCATGGCTTGCGATCAGAGCCCAAGGCGAGGAGGTCTTCGTGGGCGAGTTCGGTTGCTTCAACAAGACGCCCCATGCTGTCGCGCTCGCGTGGCTCGAAGATTGGCTGCGGCTCTGGCAAGAGGCCCGCATCGGCTGGGCAATGTGGAACTTCCGCGGTTCCTTCGGTCCGCTCGACAGCGGCCGGGCGGACGTGCAGTACGAGGAGTGGCACGGTCACAAGCTTGACCGCGCGATGCTCGATCTGTTGCGGAACTACCGGCCGCGCGTCCGCTGA
- a CDS encoding ferredoxin family protein, whose protein sequence is MDPRGEAAPATRAVVCRCVWSRRVEPSAADAVAAALAAAGWTVRTVDDLCEAAAVAASWWLEWLREPSPGVICACRPRAVRALMAHTLGGALPAVRCVDLVAADATEAVRRVGTASAVCAAPSRELRSAAEGWLPWFPVIDPARCTACGLCVEFCLFGVYELKEGRVRVARPANCRPRCPACSRICPEIAIVFPKYDEPPMDGSEVTDEASERARAVRERLEMLGGGELRDALEARRRRALAARATAERASGGRGSGPSA, encoded by the coding sequence ATGGATCCGAGGGGCGAAGCGGCGCCGGCGACACGCGCGGTGGTGTGCCGTTGTGTGTGGAGCCGGCGCGTGGAGCCGTCGGCGGCGGACGCGGTCGCAGCCGCGCTGGCGGCTGCGGGGTGGACGGTCCGTACGGTGGACGATCTCTGCGAGGCCGCCGCGGTCGCTGCGAGTTGGTGGCTCGAATGGTTGCGGGAGCCGTCGCCGGGTGTCATTTGCGCTTGCCGGCCGCGTGCGGTCCGCGCGCTGATGGCGCACACGCTTGGCGGTGCATTGCCGGCGGTCCGGTGTGTGGACCTCGTGGCTGCGGACGCGACGGAGGCGGTGCGTCGTGTCGGTACGGCGTCGGCGGTGTGTGCCGCGCCGTCACGCGAGCTGCGATCCGCAGCAGAAGGATGGTTGCCCTGGTTCCCGGTGATTGATCCGGCCCGCTGCACCGCCTGCGGCCTGTGCGTCGAGTTCTGCCTTTTTGGTGTGTACGAGCTGAAGGAGGGCCGTGTCCGTGTGGCGAGGCCGGCGAACTGTCGGCCGCGGTGTCCCGCCTGCTCACGGATCTGTCCGGAGATCGCGATCGTGTTTCCGAAGTATGACGAGCCGCCGATGGATGGGTCCGAGGTCACTGACGAGGCGTCGGAGAGAGCGCGCGCGGTGCGCGAGCGGCTGGAGATGCTCGGTGGCGGTGAGTTGCGCGACGCGCTGGAGGCGCGCCGGCGCCGTGCCCTGGCGGCCCGCGCGACCGCAGAACGGGCGAGCGGCGGGCGCGGCTCGGGGCCATCGGCATGA
- a CDS encoding TonB-dependent receptor — protein RGVPGRNGQLPNPDLDPESGLGADAGLHFVYPKGYLATLRAFANVVDDAIVETVVSETPSQSQSVNAGRTTAWGIELDLRRPLTEWLGAFANYTYTQTDIENDEDPDQDGADVPFVPAHMGNLGITLALPADITVAAYLHLAGSIYDSTSKSNRRKFDAYEVVNVDVRKGLWRSGARSVDLYVELYNVTNNEFEMPWQFQDPGFSAMVGVQASF, from the coding sequence CCGCGGCGTGCCCGGCCGCAATGGCCAGCTCCCGAACCCGGACCTCGACCCGGAGTCCGGCCTCGGCGCGGACGCAGGCCTGCACTTCGTCTACCCGAAAGGCTACCTCGCCACCCTGCGCGCCTTCGCGAACGTGGTGGACGACGCGATCGTGGAGACCGTCGTCAGCGAGACGCCGTCCCAGTCGCAATCGGTGAACGCCGGCCGCACCACCGCCTGGGGCATCGAGCTGGATCTGCGGCGCCCGCTCACCGAATGGCTCGGCGCGTTCGCAAACTACACATACACTCAAACCGACATCGAAAACGACGAGGACCCGGACCAGGACGGTGCGGACGTGCCGTTTGTGCCCGCCCACATGGGCAATCTCGGTATCACGCTCGCGCTGCCGGCGGACATTACGGTCGCCGCCTATCTGCACCTTGCGGGCTCGATCTACGACAGCACCTCGAAGTCGAATCGCCGCAAGTTCGACGCCTACGAGGTCGTGAACGTGGACGTGCGCAAAGGGCTGTGGCGGTCCGGCGCTCGCAGCGTGGATCTCTACGTTGAGCTCTACAACGTTACGAACAATGAGTTCGAGATGCCGTGGCAGTTCCAGGACCCCGGCTTCTCGGCGATGGTCGGCGTTCAGGCGTCGTTCTGA
- a CDS encoding PQQ-like beta-propeller repeat protein — protein MKPAWARCPMIVVALGLPILFQSGTRAEWPRFRGPNGNGIVEDKTFDPKGVETGQIEWTVTVGKGYSALSVVGGTGVTLGNDGERDHVVALDIATGREIWRHSYPAKPGSYPGPRASPWIESDRVYTLGYWGDAACLDLKTGRLVWSRNVAKEIGADVGRWGLAGSPVIVGEVVYLNVGRSGCALDKATGRMLWNGGGGTTGYSTPVPFQRRGRLHLALFGAKAFLIVDASNGKVVMEHPWETSWDVNAADPEPVAENRWFISSGYDKGCALLDVSGPRPREVWRNKTIASHFSSVVLLEGHIYGCDGNTGRGDLVCVRAADGQEVWRQKMGFGSVILINRCLVHFNEKGDITVVEASPAGYRPLARRERVVTDGKIWTAPVWSGGRLFMRSDRGTITSLRVSR, from the coding sequence ATGAAACCGGCCTGGGCCCGCTGTCCGATGATCGTGGTTGCGCTCGGATTGCCCATATTGTTCCAGAGCGGCACCCGTGCTGAGTGGCCGCGATTCCGCGGCCCTAACGGGAACGGCATCGTCGAGGACAAGACGTTTGACCCGAAGGGGGTTGAAACGGGCCAGATCGAATGGACTGTGACGGTCGGCAAGGGATACTCGGCGCTGTCGGTGGTTGGCGGCACCGGCGTCACGCTCGGCAACGACGGGGAGAGAGACCACGTCGTCGCGCTGGATATTGCGACAGGACGTGAGATTTGGCGGCACAGTTACCCCGCGAAACCGGGCAGTTATCCCGGACCGCGCGCGTCGCCGTGGATTGAGTCGGATCGCGTCTACACGTTGGGGTACTGGGGGGACGCCGCCTGTCTCGATCTGAAGACCGGCAGGCTGGTGTGGTCGCGCAACGTAGCGAAGGAGATCGGCGCGGATGTCGGCCGTTGGGGGCTGGCCGGCTCGCCGGTGATCGTCGGCGAAGTCGTTTATCTCAACGTTGGCCGTTCGGGCTGTGCGCTGGACAAGGCCACTGGGCGAATGCTCTGGAACGGCGGTGGCGGCACCACCGGCTATTCAACGCCCGTGCCGTTTCAGCGGCGGGGGCGGCTGCATTTGGCGCTGTTTGGTGCCAAAGCGTTCTTGATTGTGGATGCGTCGAACGGGAAGGTTGTCATGGAACATCCGTGGGAGACCTCGTGGGATGTGAACGCGGCGGATCCCGAGCCTGTGGCGGAGAACCGGTGGTTCATTTCGTCCGGCTACGACAAGGGCTGCGCACTGCTGGACGTGTCCGGCCCGAGGCCGCGGGAGGTATGGCGGAACAAGACGATCGCGAGCCACTTCAGCAGCGTGGTGCTGCTGGAGGGCCACATCTACGGCTGCGATGGGAACACGGGGCGGGGTGATCTGGTCTGCGTGCGTGCGGCCGACGGCCAGGAGGTTTGGCGGCAGAAAATGGGTTTCGGTTCGGTCATCCTGATCAACCGTTGCCTCGTGCATTTCAACGAGAAGGGCGATATCACTGTTGTGGAGGCTTCGCCGGCCGGCTACCGCCCGCTTGCGCGCCGGGAGCGTGTGGTCACGGATGGCAAAATCTGGACCGCGCCAGTGTGGAGCGGCGGGCGGCTGTTCATGCGAAGCGATCGCGGCACCATCACGAGCCTGCGGGTGTCGCGCTGA
- a CDS encoding ABC transporter ATP-binding protein has translation MNRVPTVSIEVRQLRAAYRTHDVLRDLTLEIRAGRLTAVLGPNGGGKTTLLRVLAGLHPPASGVVRLGGRDLRELPTRERARLVGYLPQQHRAVFPLTVRDVVLSGRVGLGGWRPSPADEHAADEAIAELGLTELSARPYTALSGGEQQRVMIARLLAQRPPVLLLDEPTAHLDLHRQTELMRRMRAWRDAGHTVVAVLHDPNLAFAWADDLVALRDGTLLVCSDPPLWTAARLRELFPAPLDVVRVGERGAVLPSVAVAPWGRPSVPAEPSI, from the coding sequence GTGAACCGCGTGCCGACCGTGTCGATCGAAGTCCGCCAGCTCCGCGCGGCCTACCGCACACACGACGTGCTGCGCGACCTGACGCTCGAAATTCGCGCCGGTCGGCTCACCGCGGTGCTGGGGCCCAACGGGGGCGGAAAAACCACGCTGCTGCGTGTGCTCGCCGGTCTTCATCCACCCGCCAGCGGTGTTGTACGGCTCGGTGGTCGCGACCTGCGCGAGTTGCCGACGCGTGAACGCGCGCGCCTGGTCGGCTACCTGCCGCAGCAGCACCGCGCGGTGTTTCCACTGACCGTTCGTGACGTTGTGCTCAGCGGGCGCGTCGGACTGGGCGGATGGCGGCCGTCGCCCGCCGATGAACACGCCGCCGACGAGGCGATCGCGGAGCTCGGCCTCACCGAGCTGTCCGCCCGCCCGTACACCGCGCTCTCTGGAGGCGAACAGCAGCGCGTGATGATCGCCAGACTGCTCGCGCAGCGGCCGCCGGTGCTGTTGCTGGACGAACCGACCGCGCACCTCGACCTGCACCGGCAGACCGAACTGATGCGCCGGATGCGCGCCTGGCGGGACGCCGGCCACACGGTCGTGGCGGTGCTGCACGATCCGAACCTCGCGTTCGCATGGGCCGACGATCTCGTCGCGCTGCGCGACGGCACCCTCCTCGTCTGCTCCGACCCGCCGCTCTGGACCGCCGCACGGCTCCGTGAACTCTTTCCCGCGCCGCTCGACGTGGTGCGGGTCGGCGAACGGGGTGCTGTTCTGCCCTCGGTTGCCGTCGCGCCGTGGGGCCGCCCTTCGGTGCCGGCCGAGCCGTCGATATGA